In the Chroococcidiopsis sp. SAG 2025 genome, one interval contains:
- a CDS encoding mechanosensitive ion channel family protein, translating to MVLYRRFRLISIFISAIAIVLALGLWFPAIAQTPAKVPVVLDGEPIFQVSSSGQYSARERAEAIAKQLQNVVQADRSIQVEVEQRNQLPTILLNDRYLLTVTERDAIPGSTPQEQASQLVQQIQEALERAKTERTTAYLWQTILLAAGIVLTAAALTWGLGWIKHRFFQAAQEQLSASTEADADRQPLRILEFLFKLVLAIARIGLWVGVVLYITNLFPFTRQWSYQIANVLTTSLASPILTLSNNSYSVIDLVILAGLLFGLVIFAGIVTNLFRSRVLRYAGINRGAQEAIAILAKYGLIFVGSLVLLQVWGLDISSLAIVASALSVGIGFGLQDIAKNFGSGIVLVFERPIQVGDFVEVGDYKGTVERIGARSTEIRTLDRVSIIVPNSRFLENEVINWSHHNPISRLHLPVGVAYGCDAKAVEAALLEAARTHPKVLKSPPPQVLFKSFGDSALDFELLVWTKEPERQFLLTSDLYYQIYNVLNQREIEIPFPQRDLHLRSGTVGLSPQVESALTQMLTRWHNNGSDRHSHTSGDGKS from the coding sequence ATGGTTCTTTATCGCCGTTTCCGACTCATATCTATCTTTATAAGTGCAATTGCTATAGTTTTAGCTTTGGGATTGTGGTTTCCCGCGATCGCCCAAACACCTGCAAAAGTCCCTGTCGTACTAGATGGAGAACCAATCTTTCAAGTCAGCAGTTCGGGACAATATAGCGCGCGGGAACGAGCAGAAGCGATCGCCAAACAACTACAAAATGTAGTTCAAGCCGACCGATCAATCCAAGTAGAAGTCGAACAACGCAACCAGTTACCGACAATTTTATTAAACGATCGCTACCTGCTGACAGTTACAGAACGAGATGCAATTCCAGGTAGCACGCCACAAGAGCAAGCAAGTCAATTGGTGCAGCAAATTCAGGAGGCATTAGAGCGAGCAAAAACGGAAAGAACGACAGCTTATCTTTGGCAAACTATTCTTTTAGCAGCAGGAATTGTCCTGACAGCTGCTGCTTTAACGTGGGGACTGGGATGGATTAAGCATCGTTTCTTTCAAGCGGCTCAAGAGCAATTATCTGCTAGTACGGAAGCTGATGCCGATCGCCAACCACTACGAATATTAGAATTTTTGTTCAAACTCGTGTTAGCGATCGCGCGGATTGGACTTTGGGTAGGGGTTGTCCTTTACATCACGAACTTGTTTCCCTTTACGCGACAGTGGAGTTACCAAATTGCTAACGTTCTTACGACTAGTCTGGCATCACCCATTCTGACACTGAGCAATAACTCTTACTCCGTCATCGACTTGGTAATTTTAGCCGGATTGCTGTTTGGCTTAGTCATCTTTGCTGGAATTGTCACCAATCTGTTTCGCTCTCGCGTGCTGCGGTATGCTGGCATCAATCGCGGCGCTCAGGAAGCGATCGCTATTCTGGCAAAATACGGTCTGATCTTTGTTGGCTCGCTGGTATTGTTGCAAGTTTGGGGACTTGATATTAGTTCTTTAGCGATCGTTGCCAGTGCCTTAAGTGTGGGGATTGGTTTCGGCTTGCAAGATATTGCCAAAAACTTCGGTAGCGGGATCGTATTGGTGTTCGAGCGCCCGATTCAGGTAGGAGATTTTGTCGAAGTGGGAGATTATAAAGGGACTGTCGAGCGGATTGGAGCCAGAAGCACTGAAATTCGCACCCTCGATCGCGTTTCGATCATCGTGCCGAATTCCCGCTTTCTCGAAAATGAAGTGATTAACTGGAGCCACCATAACCCGATCTCGCGCCTCCATCTCCCCGTTGGCGTTGCCTATGGTTGCGATGCCAAAGCTGTAGAAGCCGCTTTGCTAGAAGCAGCTCGCACCCATCCCAAGGTGTTAAAGTCTCCCCCACCCCAAGTGCTATTTAAAAGCTTTGGCGACAGCGCCCTAGATTTTGAATTATTAGTCTGGACGAAGGAACCGGAACGGCAATTTTTACTCACTAGCGATCTGTACTATCAAATCTACAACGTGCTGAACCAAAGAGAAATTGAGATCCCTTTTCCACAACGCGATCTCCATTTGCGTTCTGGAACGGTGGGACTTTCACCACAAGTCGAGTCAGCTTTAACTCAGATGCTGACACGTTGGCACAATAATGGCAGCGATCGCCATTCCCATACTTCAGGTGACGGCAAATCGTAA
- the rppB gene encoding two-component system sensor histidine kinase RppB, which translates to MQQNKLFSQTRWQLVIWYASVMSFILGLLGFGVDRAIIHAHWQTLNREIEVVVGTLHDDVEKDLRQPGRLEPIIQQLLPQIPQTDKHHILGAIHQGDYYARFLSLSGENVAFLGFLPDGLPLTPGEPMWQTLTDSKGNRYHQISLSLHTQDNRPWGYIQVGRSLSDVDAYLANVKLVLWLGLPIAIMLVAVSSWWLAGRAMQPVYQSYQQIQQFTADAAHELRTPLAALAATVESALRSPHLPEPEAREILQTVNRQNQRLTALVADLLLLSRMERQSLPVRYQLCCLNDIISDLVEELESLALAAAVTLKAEIKAYKPLQIVGDEEQMYRLVTNLMVNAIQYTPTGGCVRAILDKEDDRAIIRVTDTGIGIAPEHQQRIFDRFYRVNSDRSRMTGGSGLGLAIAIAIVQAHKGSLEVHSELGKGSTFTVRLPLGVATL; encoded by the coding sequence ATGCAGCAAAATAAGCTTTTTTCTCAAACTCGCTGGCAACTTGTCATTTGGTATGCGTCTGTCATGAGCTTTATTCTCGGTTTGCTTGGCTTTGGAGTCGATCGGGCAATCATCCACGCTCATTGGCAAACTCTTAACCGAGAGATAGAAGTTGTCGTTGGTACGCTACATGACGATGTTGAGAAAGATTTACGACAACCAGGACGTTTAGAGCCAATAATTCAACAGCTTTTGCCACAAATACCACAGACGGACAAACACCATATTTTGGGGGCAATTCACCAGGGCGACTACTATGCTAGATTTTTAAGTCTTTCGGGAGAGAATGTCGCTTTTTTAGGTTTCCTACCAGATGGTTTACCTTTAACGCCGGGAGAACCGATGTGGCAAACTCTAACCGACAGCAAAGGAAATCGCTACCACCAAATTTCTCTGTCGCTGCATACTCAAGACAATCGCCCTTGGGGATACATCCAAGTGGGACGCAGCCTCAGCGATGTTGACGCTTATTTAGCTAATGTCAAGTTAGTGTTGTGGCTGGGGTTGCCGATCGCCATCATGCTCGTAGCGGTTTCGAGTTGGTGGCTGGCAGGTAGAGCCATGCAGCCAGTATACCAGTCCTATCAACAGATTCAACAGTTTACGGCTGATGCCGCTCACGAGCTGCGAACTCCACTAGCTGCACTGGCAGCAACCGTTGAATCGGCACTGCGATCGCCCCATTTGCCGGAACCAGAAGCACGCGAGATTTTGCAAACCGTCAACCGCCAGAACCAACGACTCACGGCATTAGTTGCAGATTTGCTACTCCTATCGCGCATGGAGCGTCAATCTTTACCAGTGCGATATCAACTTTGTTGTCTTAACGATATTATTAGCGATTTGGTAGAAGAACTGGAATCTCTGGCGCTTGCCGCAGCAGTCACGCTGAAAGCTGAAATTAAAGCCTATAAGCCATTACAGATCGTCGGGGATGAAGAACAAATGTATCGTCTGGTGACTAACTTGATGGTTAATGCCATTCAATACACCCCTACAGGCGGTTGTGTTAGGGCGATTTTGGACAAAGAGGACGATCGCGCCATCATTCGAGTTACAGATACAGGTATCGGGATTGCTCCAGAACATCAGCAGCGGATTTTCGATCGCTTTTATCGCGTGAATAGCGATCGCTCCAGAATGACTGGCGGTTCTGGTTTGGGATTGGCGATCGCCATTGCGATCGTTCAAGCACACAAGGGAAGCTTGGAGGTACACAGCGAGTTGGGCAAAGGCAGTACCTTCACCGTTCGATTACCACTAGGAGTTGCGACACTGTAG
- a CDS encoding efflux RND transporter periplasmic adaptor subunit, which translates to MRKSHLKRSSAPLCRISGAIVSLAIVMTPVTVLAHGGHGDEFHGGSEATQTTDSIQVDAETVKRLEIKVEPVKRQRLAVGLQATGQIEALPNRQVEVTTPISGAKVAQLLVQPGAYVQAGQPVAILAAPDLVELRVTSQEKQAEARADLQKAQADLRLAQQNYQRFSQIATAEIAQAQSQVNFAQEKSDKDQILLSQGAIPRRQALESQTQLAEAKAKLTAADSRRDVIAAEADLKRAQSSVQVAQSHLSLSNTAYQTRLQQLGTKANAQGQVTVTAPISGRVADREVSLGQSFEDAGGKLMTIVNDSRVYATANIYEKDLNKVKNGQPVRVTVASMPNRTFTGRVAVIGSVVEGETRVVPVKAEIDNSGGVLKPGMFAQLEVLADRTATALAIPSSAVVEANGKHMVYIQNGNAYQPVEVILGQTIGDTIEVKSGLFEGDAIVTQRAPQLYAQSLRGGGKAGEQGSRGAEGEKTSASTTTGWQLPGWLIGATGGLVIGTAAFAAGAFWSSRRTKSQFVPPSTGFADEVNEYRNGKSSSRSTDPASEPSESGESVFGDESNSMNDNHHMRSQQSEIGDWK; encoded by the coding sequence ATGCGCAAATCACACCTGAAGCGATCGTCTGCACCGCTTTGCCGCATATCGGGGGCGATCGTTAGCCTAGCAATCGTGATGACTCCCGTAACTGTGTTAGCTCACGGCGGACACGGAGATGAATTTCACGGCGGAAGTGAGGCAACTCAAACGACTGACTCGATTCAAGTCGATGCTGAAACTGTCAAGCGTTTGGAAATTAAAGTAGAACCAGTTAAGCGACAGCGACTAGCTGTAGGGCTACAAGCAACAGGACAAATTGAAGCTTTGCCCAATCGACAAGTAGAAGTTACGACACCGATTTCAGGAGCTAAGGTAGCCCAATTATTAGTACAACCTGGTGCTTACGTGCAAGCAGGTCAACCCGTCGCCATTTTAGCTGCTCCCGACTTAGTAGAATTGCGCGTAACTTCCCAAGAAAAGCAGGCGGAGGCACGAGCAGATTTACAAAAAGCGCAAGCAGACTTGAGATTAGCGCAACAAAACTATCAGCGTTTCTCACAAATTGCCACAGCAGAAATTGCCCAAGCACAAAGTCAAGTAAACTTTGCTCAAGAAAAATCTGACAAAGACCAAATTTTATTAAGTCAAGGTGCAATTCCCCGTCGCCAAGCTCTAGAATCTCAAACTCAGCTAGCCGAAGCCAAAGCTAAACTAACCGCAGCAGACAGCCGCCGAGATGTCATTGCAGCCGAAGCCGATCTCAAACGCGCTCAGTCATCCGTGCAAGTGGCTCAGTCCCATTTAAGTCTCAGCAACACAGCATATCAAACTCGACTACAACAACTGGGTACAAAAGCTAATGCGCAAGGACAGGTAACAGTTACAGCTCCTATTTCAGGTAGAGTTGCCGATCGCGAAGTCAGTCTCGGTCAATCCTTCGAGGATGCAGGTGGCAAGTTGATGACAATCGTTAACGACAGTCGAGTTTATGCCACAGCCAACATTTATGAAAAAGATTTAAATAAAGTCAAAAACGGTCAACCAGTCAGAGTTACAGTTGCTTCTATGCCTAACCGAACTTTCACTGGACGAGTTGCTGTTATCGGTTCGGTGGTGGAAGGCGAAACGCGGGTAGTCCCTGTCAAAGCCGAGATCGATAACTCTGGCGGAGTCCTGAAACCAGGGATGTTTGCCCAACTAGAAGTACTCGCAGACAGGACAGCGACAGCTCTGGCAATTCCTAGCTCAGCTGTGGTAGAGGCAAACGGCAAACACATGGTTTACATCCAAAATGGGAATGCCTATCAACCAGTAGAAGTGATTTTAGGTCAGACCATTGGGGATACGATTGAGGTCAAAAGCGGGTTGTTTGAGGGGGATGCGATCGTCACTCAACGCGCGCCTCAACTATACGCACAGTCTTTACGGGGAGGTGGAAAAGCAGGGGAGCAGGGGAGCAGGGGAGCAGAGGGAGAAAAAACTTCTGCCTCTACAACAACAGGATGGCAATTGCCTGGGTGGTTGATAGGAGCAACAGGGGGATTGGTAATTGGTACTGCTGCTTTTGCGGCAGGTGCTTTTTGGTCTAGTCGTCGTACCAAGTCTCAGTTTGTGCCACCATCTACAGGATTTGCTGACGAAGTGAATGAGTATCGAAATGGTAAAAGTTCTAGCAGATCGACCGATCCTGCATCCGAACCAAGCGAGAGCGGAGAGTCTGTTTTTGGTGACGAATCAAATTCGATGAACGACAACCATCACATGAGAAGCCAGCAGTCAGAGATCGGAGATTGGAAGTAA
- a CDS encoding DUF305 domain-containing protein: protein MQTNSGKTKVLVLTLTAIATMTIGVLAANFGISAKNSQSSNNTNAHLKQDMQHGGGMMQHGGGMMQHGGGMMNHSMAMDLGPADAYYDLRFIDAMRLHHRGAIAMAKEAQLKSKRPEIKKLASDIIVAQNREENELLRKWRQQWYPQASKQPVAYGGKDKPVVPMTKQQQQSMSMMMDLGTADPKFDLRFMDAMIAHHEGAVMMAQDASQKSKRPEIKQLANEIATSQQKEIAQMKQWRKAWYNQ, encoded by the coding sequence ATGCAAACTAATTCTGGAAAAACCAAAGTTTTGGTACTAACTCTAACAGCGATCGCCACAATGACAATTGGTGTACTGGCTGCTAATTTTGGGATCTCGGCAAAAAACAGCCAATCTTCAAACAATACCAACGCTCATCTGAAGCAGGACATGCAACATGGTGGGGGCATGATGCAACATGGTGGGGGCATGATGCAACATGGTGGGGGCATGATGAACCACAGCATGGCAATGGATTTAGGTCCTGCCGATGCTTACTACGATCTGCGTTTTATTGATGCCATGAGATTGCACCACCGAGGCGCGATCGCGATGGCGAAAGAAGCACAGCTCAAATCGAAGCGTCCTGAGATTAAGAAATTGGCAAGCGACATTATCGTCGCCCAAAACCGCGAAGAAAACGAGCTGCTGCGGAAGTGGCGACAGCAATGGTATCCCCAAGCTAGTAAACAGCCTGTTGCCTATGGCGGTAAGGATAAACCCGTAGTCCCAATGACAAAACAACAGCAGCAAAGCATGTCAATGATGATGGACTTGGGAACTGCTGACCCTAAGTTTGACCTGCGTTTCATGGATGCCATGATTGCTCACCATGAAGGGGCAGTGATGATGGCTCAAGATGCTTCACAGAAGTCGAAGCGACCCGAAATCAAACAGCTAGCTAATGAAATTGCCACTTCACAACAAAAAGAGATTGCTCAAATGAAGCAGTGGCGCAAAGCTTGGTATAACCAGTAG
- a CDS encoding heavy metal-responsive transcriptional regulator: protein MLTQERSLLIGQVTAMSGVPIRTIRYYETLGLLQSSSRTEGGFRQFSPDVLTRLSFIKRAQKLGLSLEEIKEILDVYDRGNLPCGEVKEKLEEKLLQIDRQIQQLLTLQAELKGLLSGWEPVPVPQPGTICPIIQADEDDWRLLNNDTRRSV from the coding sequence ATGCTAACTCAAGAGCGATCGCTACTCATCGGTCAGGTAACAGCTATGAGCGGTGTCCCAATTAGAACAATCCGCTATTATGAAACTCTGGGTCTGTTGCAATCTTCCAGCCGTACTGAAGGAGGCTTCCGGCAGTTTTCACCAGATGTCTTGACGCGGCTATCGTTCATCAAACGCGCTCAAAAACTCGGTTTGAGCTTGGAAGAAATTAAAGAAATTCTCGATGTTTATGATCGCGGCAATTTACCTTGCGGTGAAGTTAAAGAGAAATTAGAAGAGAAACTACTACAAATCGATCGCCAAATTCAGCAGTTGTTGACGTTGCAGGCTGAATTGAAGGGATTGCTCTCGGGATGGGAGCCTGTTCCAGTCCCGCAGCCTGGAACGATTTGCCCGATTATTCAAGCAGATGAAGACGATTGGAGGCTGTTAAATAACGACACTAGACGTTCCGTATGA
- a CDS encoding fructosamine kinase family protein, which produces MWTEIAHHISKVSGKEFFVNSQRTVSGGCINQGYTITDGDRTYFVKLNSPSQTVMFEAEALGLKQMSATATIRVPQPICWGTTDKSAYIVLEWLDLGRGGTPAWAEMGRQLAAMHDRSSSHAFGWEINNTIGSTPQINTWMTDWGEFYTQHRLGYQFQLAKRRGGRFPQQEKLLAAIGQILAGHQPSPSLVHGDLWGGNAAFTTAGEPVIFDPATYYGDREVDVAMTELFGGFPAAFYQGYNEVLPLNPGYERRKILYNLYHILNHFNLFGGSYESQANGAIARLLG; this is translated from the coding sequence ATGTGGACGGAGATTGCCCATCATATTTCCAAAGTTTCAGGAAAAGAGTTTTTTGTCAATAGTCAGCGGACAGTAAGTGGCGGTTGCATTAACCAAGGCTACACCATTACCGATGGCGATCGCACTTACTTTGTCAAACTCAATTCCCCCTCCCAGACTGTCATGTTTGAAGCAGAGGCGCTGGGATTAAAACAAATGTCTGCTACGGCAACTATTCGCGTCCCGCAACCGATTTGCTGGGGAACAACCGATAAGTCTGCATACATTGTTTTGGAGTGGTTGGATTTAGGACGTGGAGGAACTCCAGCTTGGGCGGAAATGGGGCGACAGCTAGCAGCAATGCACGATCGCAGCAGCAGTCATGCATTTGGCTGGGAGATAAATAATACGATTGGTTCTACGCCGCAGATCAATACTTGGATGACAGATTGGGGAGAATTTTATACTCAACACCGCTTGGGCTATCAATTTCAGCTAGCCAAACGTAGAGGCGGACGCTTTCCCCAACAGGAAAAGTTACTCGCGGCAATTGGGCAGATTCTAGCAGGACATCAGCCGTCACCTTCCTTAGTCCACGGGGATTTATGGGGTGGCAATGCTGCTTTTACCACTGCTGGAGAACCCGTTATTTTCGATCCAGCAACATATTACGGCGATCGCGAAGTTGATGTTGCCATGACTGAATTATTCGGTGGTTTCCCAGCCGCTTTTTATCAGGGATATAACGAAGTTCTACCACTGAACCCTGGTTACGAACGGCGAAAAATTCTCTACAATCTGTATCACATTTTGAACCATTTCAACTTATTTGGTGGAAGTTACGAGTCTCAGGCAAATGGGGCGATCGCAAGACTTCTAGGTTGA
- a CDS encoding OmpA family protein, with amino-acid sequence MRLFLFSGSIAAITLASVAAWQAEVKPVEVKPIQVKPIQVKPIEVKPVKFKQIQFRSVELKPIKLKEITFKGVQVRENQDLTAIILPADVLFDFDKDNIRPDAEVALRQVETVLTQRYANNSVRIDGHTDAIADNAYNQNLSKRRANSVKRWLMQQGGIESARMTTRGYGETVPVAANTKTDGSDNPEGRQKNRRVEIVIQK; translated from the coding sequence ATGCGACTTTTTCTATTTTCAGGTAGCATAGCAGCAATTACTTTGGCGAGCGTCGCTGCTTGGCAGGCAGAAGTTAAACCAGTTGAGGTTAAGCCGATTCAGGTTAAACCTATTCAGGTCAAACCAATCGAAGTTAAACCAGTCAAATTTAAACAGATTCAATTTAGATCGGTAGAACTAAAGCCGATAAAGCTTAAAGAAATTACCTTTAAAGGAGTGCAGGTGAGAGAAAATCAAGATTTAACAGCGATTATTCTACCAGCAGACGTGCTATTTGACTTCGATAAAGATAATATTCGTCCCGATGCAGAAGTCGCACTGCGCCAAGTCGAAACAGTATTAACTCAACGTTATGCCAACAATTCAGTCAGAATTGACGGACATACAGATGCGATCGCGGATAATGCATACAATCAAAATCTTTCCAAACGCCGTGCTAATTCAGTTAAACGTTGGTTGATGCAGCAGGGTGGGATCGAGTCAGCACGAATGACAACGCGAGGATATGGTGAGACTGTCCCTGTTGCAGCTAATACTAAGACAGATGGTTCGGATAATCCTGAAGGACGGCAGAAAAATCGACGAGTCGAAATCGTAATTCAAAAATAG
- a CDS encoding cation:proton antiporter: MEASFEITLQMVIAVIAGISAQVIAEYLKLPSIVFLLLFGILLGSDGMNVLHPQVLGAGLEVIVALSTAVILFEGGLNLELRELGKVSGSLRNLVTVGTLITLLGGSMAAHWLGEFPWAIAFLYASLVVVTGPTVISPLLRTIKVDRQVGTLLEGEAVLIDPVGAILAVVVLDTVLNGETDPWMAISGLTLRLGIGGSIGAAGGWCLAFMFKRAHFISDELKNLVVLAGLWGLFTLAQLSRSESGLMATVVAGVVLGSASLPEERLLRRFKGQLTILGVSVLFILLAADLSIASIFALGWGSLFTVLVLMFVVRPLNIGVCTINSDLNWRQKLFLSWVAPRGIVSASVASLFSIFLTERGINGGDSIKALVFLTIIMTVACQGLTAGWVANWLQISSTQATGVVIVGCNPLSLLIARLFQERGEAVSMIDTDPVACQQAQAQSLKVFPSSALDTTVLEEAGLASMGTFLAMTNNGEVNYVLAQRAVEEFQPPRVLAVFPRNPHASTSTNRNRIDRAFGSDIPIKTWNEYINSDRVKLGTTTLSESGFALQQAHLQALIWAGELVPLLLEREDRLLVVPATEQWQPGDRLIYLLHDPRPNLLKRLSGATPTKRLALEKLPEVEEIPLPSQNVSTI; this comes from the coding sequence ATGGAAGCATCTTTTGAAATTACCCTGCAAATGGTAATTGCTGTAATTGCAGGGATTAGCGCCCAAGTTATAGCAGAATACCTCAAACTCCCTAGCATTGTCTTTTTGTTACTGTTTGGGATTTTATTAGGTTCTGATGGGATGAACGTGCTGCACCCTCAAGTTTTAGGTGCTGGTTTGGAAGTAATTGTGGCGCTTTCTACCGCAGTGATCCTATTTGAGGGAGGGTTGAACCTAGAACTGCGAGAACTGGGTAAAGTTTCTGGTAGTTTGAGAAATCTTGTCACTGTGGGAACTCTAATTACTCTGTTGGGTGGGAGTATGGCGGCGCATTGGCTGGGAGAGTTTCCCTGGGCGATCGCTTTCCTTTATGCTTCTTTGGTAGTGGTAACGGGTCCTACGGTAATTTCGCCACTATTACGCACGATTAAAGTAGACCGTCAGGTAGGAACTCTATTAGAAGGAGAAGCGGTATTAATCGACCCTGTAGGGGCAATTCTCGCCGTTGTGGTACTCGATACAGTTTTAAATGGCGAAACCGACCCTTGGATGGCAATTAGTGGCTTGACGCTGCGTCTAGGTATTGGTGGGAGCATTGGGGCTGCTGGTGGTTGGTGTCTTGCCTTCATGTTCAAACGCGCTCACTTTATTTCTGACGAACTAAAAAATCTCGTTGTCTTAGCAGGTTTATGGGGTTTATTTACCCTAGCTCAACTCAGTCGCAGCGAATCTGGACTGATGGCGACAGTGGTTGCAGGCGTGGTTTTGGGTTCTGCTTCCTTGCCAGAAGAACGATTATTACGACGATTTAAAGGTCAGCTAACGATTCTCGGCGTGTCAGTACTATTTATCTTGCTTGCCGCAGATTTATCCATTGCCAGTATCTTTGCTTTAGGCTGGGGCAGTTTATTCACTGTTCTCGTGTTAATGTTTGTCGTCCGTCCTTTGAATATCGGTGTCTGCACGATCAACAGCGATTTAAATTGGCGACAAAAACTGTTTTTATCGTGGGTTGCGCCGAGAGGAATTGTTTCCGCTTCTGTCGCTTCGTTATTTTCGATTTTCCTGACCGAACGCGGGATTAATGGTGGAGACTCGATCAAGGCATTAGTCTTTTTAACAATTATCATGACTGTCGCCTGTCAGGGTTTAACTGCTGGCTGGGTAGCAAATTGGTTGCAAATCAGCTCTACGCAAGCAACTGGGGTGGTGATTGTCGGCTGCAACCCTTTGAGTTTATTAATTGCCCGCCTCTTCCAAGAACGGGGAGAAGCCGTGTCGATGATCGATACCGATCCCGTAGCGTGTCAGCAAGCCCAGGCACAGAGCTTGAAAGTTTTTCCTAGCAGCGCTTTAGATACAACAGTGCTAGAAGAGGCAGGACTAGCCTCTATGGGAACGTTTTTGGCAATGACTAATAATGGAGAAGTTAACTACGTCTTGGCACAAAGGGCTGTGGAAGAATTTCAACCACCAAGAGTGCTAGCTGTTTTTCCCCGCAATCCACACGCGAGTACCTCAACCAATCGCAATCGGATCGATCGAGCTTTTGGATCGGATATACCGATTAAAACTTGGAACGAATATATTAACAGCGATCGCGTGAAATTAGGCACGACAACTCTCAGCGAGTCGGGCTTTGCTTTACAACAAGCCCATCTGCAAGCATTAATTTGGGCAGGAGAGTTAGTCCCATTACTACTAGAACGCGAAGATCGGTTACTTGTCGTTCCTGCAACAGAACAATGGCAACCCGGCGATCGCTTAATCTACTTATTACACGATCCCAGACCCAATCTGTTGAAACGGCTATCGGGGGCAACACCAACAAAACGCCTTGCTTTAGAAAAACTGCCTGAAGTCGAAGAAATTCCTCTTCCTAGCCAAAATGTCTCTACGATTTAA